In the genome of Pan troglodytes isolate AG18354 chromosome 15, NHGRI_mPanTro3-v2.0_pri, whole genome shotgun sequence, one region contains:
- the COQ6 gene encoding ubiquinone biosynthesis monooxygenase COQ6, mitochondrial isoform X7, translating into MTWWCRVEAWWALPWPVPWDMIFTFMTRKSCCSKQVQRKYWRNCQKLTATGSAPFPLALQRFSVVWDACSEALIMFDKDNLDDMGYIVENDVIMHALTKQLEAVSDRVTVLYRSKAIRYTWPCPFPMADSSPWVHITLGDGSTFQTKLLIGADGHNSGVRQAVGIQNVSWNYDQSAVVATLHLSEATENNVAWQRFLPSGPIALLPVRGPSGQSAYMHAAFPLHFLSAFFWFQGNLPRLFLSDTLSSLVWSTSHEHAAELVTMDEEKFVDAVNSAFWSDADHTDFIDTAGAMLQYAVSLLKPTKVSARQLPPSVARVDAKSRVLFPLGLGHAAEYVRPRVALIGDAAHRVHPLAGQGVNMGFGDISSLAHHLSTAAFNGKDLGSMSHLTGYETERQRHNTALLAATDLLKRLYSTSASPLVLLRTWGLQATNAVSPLKEQIMAFASK; encoded by the exons gatatgaTATTCACTTTCATGACAAGAAAATCCTGTTGCTCGAAGCAGGTCCAAAGAAAGTACTGGAGAAATTGTCAGAAACTTACAGCAACAGGGTCAGCTCCATTTCCCCTGGCTCTGCAACGCTTCTCAGTA GTGTGGGACGCCTGCTCAGAGGCCCTGATAATGTTTGATAAGGATAATTTAGATGACATGGGCTATATCGTGGAGAATGATGTCATCATGCATGCTCTCACTAAGCAGTTGGAGGCTGTGTCTG ACCGAGTGACGGTTCTCTACAGGAGCAAAGCCATTCGCTATACCTGGCCTTGTCCATTTCCTATGGCCGACTCCAGCCCTTGGGTTCATATCACCCTAGGTGATGGCAGCACCTTCCAGACCAAATTGTTG ATAGGTGCAGATGGTCACAACTCCGGAGTACGGCAGGCTGTTGGAATCCAGAATGTGAGCTGGAACTATGACCAGTCTGCTGTTGTGGCTACTCTGCATTTATCAGAG GCCACAGAAAACAACGTAGCCTGGCAGAGATTTCTTCCCTCTGGGCCTATTGCTCTGCTCCCGGTAAGAGGTCCTTCTGGCCAGTCCGCCTACATGCATGCAGCCTTTCCTCTTCACTTTCTCTCAGCCTTTTTCTGGTTTCAAGGGAATCTGCCCAGGCTGTTT CTCTCAGACACCTTGAGTTCCTTGGTTTGGTCCACGTCCCATGAACATGCAGCAGAGCTAGTTACCATGGATGAGGAAAAATTTGTGGATGCCGTTAACTCTGCCTTT TGGAGTGATGCTGACCACACGGACTTCATCGACACAGCTGGTGCCATGCTGCAGTATGCTGTCAGCCTTCTGAAGCCCACTAAGGTCTCGGCTCGCCAGCTGCCCCCAAGCGTAGCCAGGGTGGATGCCAAAAGCCGAGTTCTGTTTCCTCTTGGGTTGGGACATGCTGCTGAGTACGTCAGGCCTCGGGTGGCGCTCATTGG GGATGCAGCCCACAGAGTCCATCCGCTTGCAGGACAGGGTGTCAACATGGGCTTTGGGGATATCTCCAGCTTGGCCCATCACCTCAGTACGGCAGCCTTCAATGGGAAGGACTTAG GTTCCATGAGCCACCTCACAGGTTATGAAACAGAAAGACAGCGTCACAACACTGCTCTTCTGGCTGCTACAGACTTACTAAAAAGGCTCTATTCTACCAGTGCCTCCCCGCTTGTGTTGCTCAGGACGTGGGGCTTGCAGGCCACAAATGCAGTGTCTCCACTCAAA gaACAGATTATGGCCTTTGCAAGCAAATGA
- the COQ6 gene encoding ubiquinone biosynthesis monooxygenase COQ6, mitochondrial isoform X12, with amino-acid sequence MRYRAFRRMQVWDACSEALIMFDKDNLDDMGYIVENDVIMHALTKQLEAVSDRVTVLYRSKAIRYTWPCPFPMADSSPWVHITLGDGSTFQTKLLIGADGHNSGVRQAVGIQNVSWNYDQSAVVATLHLSEATENNVAWQRFLPSGPIALLPVRGPSGQSAYMHAAFPLHFLSAFFWFQGNLPRLFLSDTLSSLVWSTSHEHAAELVTMDEEKFVDAVNSAFWSDADHTDFIDTAGAMLQYAVSLLKPTKVSARQLPPSVARVDAKSRVLFPLGLGHAAEYVRPRVALIGDAAHRVHPLAGQGVNMGFGDISSLAHHLSTAAFNGKDLGSMSHLTGYETERQRHNTALLAATDLLKRLYSTSASPLVLLRTWGLQATNAVSPLKEQIMAFASK; translated from the exons ATGAGATACAGAGCCTTTCGGCGAATGCAG GTGTGGGACGCCTGCTCAGAGGCCCTGATAATGTTTGATAAGGATAATTTAGATGACATGGGCTATATCGTGGAGAATGATGTCATCATGCATGCTCTCACTAAGCAGTTGGAGGCTGTGTCTG ACCGAGTGACGGTTCTCTACAGGAGCAAAGCCATTCGCTATACCTGGCCTTGTCCATTTCCTATGGCCGACTCCAGCCCTTGGGTTCATATCACCCTAGGTGATGGCAGCACCTTCCAGACCAAATTGTTG ATAGGTGCAGATGGTCACAACTCCGGAGTACGGCAGGCTGTTGGAATCCAGAATGTGAGCTGGAACTATGACCAGTCTGCTGTTGTGGCTACTCTGCATTTATCAGAG GCCACAGAAAACAACGTAGCCTGGCAGAGATTTCTTCCCTCTGGGCCTATTGCTCTGCTCCCGGTAAGAGGTCCTTCTGGCCAGTCCGCCTACATGCATGCAGCCTTTCCTCTTCACTTTCTCTCAGCCTTTTTCTGGTTTCAAGGGAATCTGCCCAGGCTGTTT CTCTCAGACACCTTGAGTTCCTTGGTTTGGTCCACGTCCCATGAACATGCAGCAGAGCTAGTTACCATGGATGAGGAAAAATTTGTGGATGCCGTTAACTCTGCCTTT TGGAGTGATGCTGACCACACGGACTTCATCGACACAGCTGGTGCCATGCTGCAGTATGCTGTCAGCCTTCTGAAGCCCACTAAGGTCTCGGCTCGCCAGCTGCCCCCAAGCGTAGCCAGGGTGGATGCCAAAAGCCGAGTTCTGTTTCCTCTTGGGTTGGGACATGCTGCTGAGTACGTCAGGCCTCGGGTGGCGCTCATTGG GGATGCAGCCCACAGAGTCCATCCGCTTGCAGGACAGGGTGTCAACATGGGCTTTGGGGATATCTCCAGCTTGGCCCATCACCTCAGTACGGCAGCCTTCAATGGGAAGGACTTAG GTTCCATGAGCCACCTCACAGGTTATGAAACAGAAAGACAGCGTCACAACACTGCTCTTCTGGCTGCTACAGACTTACTAAAAAGGCTCTATTCTACCAGTGCCTCCCCGCTTGTGTTGCTCAGGACGTGGGGCTTGCAGGCCACAAATGCAGTGTCTCCACTCAAA gaACAGATTATGGCCTTTGCAAGCAAATGA
- the COQ6 gene encoding ubiquinone biosynthesis monooxygenase COQ6, mitochondrial isoform X11 yields the protein MIFTFMTRKSCCSKQVQRKYWRNCQKLTATGSAPFPLALQRFSVVWDACSEALIMFDKDNLDDMGYIVENDVIMHALTKQLEAVSDRVTVLYRSKAIRYTWPCPFPMADSSPWVHITLGDGSTFQTKLLIGADGHNSGVRQAVGIQNVSWNYDQSAVVATLHLSEATENNVAWQRFLPSGPIALLPLSDTLSSLVWSTSHEHAAELVTMDEEKFVDAVNSAFWSDADHTDFIDTAGAMLQYAVSLLKPTKVSARQLPPSVARVDAKSRVLFPLGLGHAAEYVRPRVALIGDAAHRVHPLAGQGVNMGFGDISSLAHHLSTAAFNGKDLGSMSHLTGYETERQRHNTALLAATDLLKRLYSTSASPLVLLRTWGLQATNAVSPLKEQIMAFASK from the exons atgaTATTCACTTTCATGACAAGAAAATCCTGTTGCTCGAAGCAGGTCCAAAGAAAGTACTGGAGAAATTGTCAGAAACTTACAGCAACAGGGTCAGCTCCATTTCCCCTGGCTCTGCAACGCTTCTCAGTA GTGTGGGACGCCTGCTCAGAGGCCCTGATAATGTTTGATAAGGATAATTTAGATGACATGGGCTATATCGTGGAGAATGATGTCATCATGCATGCTCTCACTAAGCAGTTGGAGGCTGTGTCTG ACCGAGTGACGGTTCTCTACAGGAGCAAAGCCATTCGCTATACCTGGCCTTGTCCATTTCCTATGGCCGACTCCAGCCCTTGGGTTCATATCACCCTAGGTGATGGCAGCACCTTCCAGACCAAATTGTTG ATAGGTGCAGATGGTCACAACTCCGGAGTACGGCAGGCTGTTGGAATCCAGAATGTGAGCTGGAACTATGACCAGTCTGCTGTTGTGGCTACTCTGCATTTATCAGAG GCCACAGAAAACAACGTAGCCTGGCAGAGATTTCTTCCCTCTGGGCCTATTGCTCTGCTCCCG CTCTCAGACACCTTGAGTTCCTTGGTTTGGTCCACGTCCCATGAACATGCAGCAGAGCTAGTTACCATGGATGAGGAAAAATTTGTGGATGCCGTTAACTCTGCCTTT TGGAGTGATGCTGACCACACGGACTTCATCGACACAGCTGGTGCCATGCTGCAGTATGCTGTCAGCCTTCTGAAGCCCACTAAGGTCTCGGCTCGCCAGCTGCCCCCAAGCGTAGCCAGGGTGGATGCCAAAAGCCGAGTTCTGTTTCCTCTTGGGTTGGGACATGCTGCTGAGTACGTCAGGCCTCGGGTGGCGCTCATTGG GGATGCAGCCCACAGAGTCCATCCGCTTGCAGGACAGGGTGTCAACATGGGCTTTGGGGATATCTCCAGCTTGGCCCATCACCTCAGTACGGCAGCCTTCAATGGGAAGGACTTAG GTTCCATGAGCCACCTCACAGGTTATGAAACAGAAAGACAGCGTCACAACACTGCTCTTCTGGCTGCTACAGACTTACTAAAAAGGCTCTATTCTACCAGTGCCTCCCCGCTTGTGTTGCTCAGGACGTGGGGCTTGCAGGCCACAAATGCAGTGTCTCCACTCAAA gaACAGATTATGGCCTTTGCAAGCAAATGA
- the COQ6 gene encoding ubiquinone biosynthesis monooxygenase COQ6, mitochondrial isoform X13, translating into MRYRAFRRMQVWDACSEALIMFDKDNLDDMGYIVENDVIMHALTKQLEAVSDRVTVLYRSKAIRYTWPCPFPMADSSPWVHITLGDGSTFQTKLLIGADGHNSGVRQAVGIQNVSWNYDQSAVVATLHLSEATENNVAWQRFLPSGPIALLPLSDTLSSLVWSTSHEHAAELVTMDEEKFVDAVNSAFWSDADHTDFIDTAGAMLQYAVSLLKPTKVSARQLPPSVARVDAKSRVLFPLGLGHAAEYVRPRVALIGDAAHRVHPLAGQGVNMGFGDISSLAHHLSTAAFNGKDLGSMSHLTGYETERQRHNTALLAATDLLKRLYSTSASPLVLLRTWGLQATNAVSPLKEQIMAFASK; encoded by the exons ATGAGATACAGAGCCTTTCGGCGAATGCAG GTGTGGGACGCCTGCTCAGAGGCCCTGATAATGTTTGATAAGGATAATTTAGATGACATGGGCTATATCGTGGAGAATGATGTCATCATGCATGCTCTCACTAAGCAGTTGGAGGCTGTGTCTG ACCGAGTGACGGTTCTCTACAGGAGCAAAGCCATTCGCTATACCTGGCCTTGTCCATTTCCTATGGCCGACTCCAGCCCTTGGGTTCATATCACCCTAGGTGATGGCAGCACCTTCCAGACCAAATTGTTG ATAGGTGCAGATGGTCACAACTCCGGAGTACGGCAGGCTGTTGGAATCCAGAATGTGAGCTGGAACTATGACCAGTCTGCTGTTGTGGCTACTCTGCATTTATCAGAG GCCACAGAAAACAACGTAGCCTGGCAGAGATTTCTTCCCTCTGGGCCTATTGCTCTGCTCCCG CTCTCAGACACCTTGAGTTCCTTGGTTTGGTCCACGTCCCATGAACATGCAGCAGAGCTAGTTACCATGGATGAGGAAAAATTTGTGGATGCCGTTAACTCTGCCTTT TGGAGTGATGCTGACCACACGGACTTCATCGACACAGCTGGTGCCATGCTGCAGTATGCTGTCAGCCTTCTGAAGCCCACTAAGGTCTCGGCTCGCCAGCTGCCCCCAAGCGTAGCCAGGGTGGATGCCAAAAGCCGAGTTCTGTTTCCTCTTGGGTTGGGACATGCTGCTGAGTACGTCAGGCCTCGGGTGGCGCTCATTGG GGATGCAGCCCACAGAGTCCATCCGCTTGCAGGACAGGGTGTCAACATGGGCTTTGGGGATATCTCCAGCTTGGCCCATCACCTCAGTACGGCAGCCTTCAATGGGAAGGACTTAG GTTCCATGAGCCACCTCACAGGTTATGAAACAGAAAGACAGCGTCACAACACTGCTCTTCTGGCTGCTACAGACTTACTAAAAAGGCTCTATTCTACCAGTGCCTCCCCGCTTGTGTTGCTCAGGACGTGGGGCTTGCAGGCCACAAATGCAGTGTCTCCACTCAAA gaACAGATTATGGCCTTTGCAAGCAAATGA
- the COQ6 gene encoding ubiquinone biosynthesis monooxygenase COQ6, mitochondrial isoform X10: MTWWCRVEAWWALPWPVPWDMIFTFMTRKSCCSKQVQRKYWRNCQKLTATGSAPFPLALQRFSVVWDACSEALIMFDKDNLDDMGYIVENDVIMHALTKQLEAVSDRVTVLYRSKAIRYTWPCPFPMADSSPWVHITLGDGSTFQTKLLIGADGHNSGVRQAVGIQNVSWNYDQSAVVATLHLSEATENNVAWQRFLPSGPIALLPLSDTLSSLVWSTSHEHAAELVTMDEEKFVDAVNSAFWSDADHTDFIDTAGAMLQYAVSLLKPTKVSARQLPPSVARVDAKSRVLFPLGLGHAAEYVRPRVALIGDAAHRVHPLAGQGVNMGFGDISSLAHHLSTAAFNGKDLGSMSHLTGYETERQRHNTALLAATDLLKRLYSTSASPLVLLRTWGLQATNAVSPLKEQIMAFASK, translated from the exons gatatgaTATTCACTTTCATGACAAGAAAATCCTGTTGCTCGAAGCAGGTCCAAAGAAAGTACTGGAGAAATTGTCAGAAACTTACAGCAACAGGGTCAGCTCCATTTCCCCTGGCTCTGCAACGCTTCTCAGTA GTGTGGGACGCCTGCTCAGAGGCCCTGATAATGTTTGATAAGGATAATTTAGATGACATGGGCTATATCGTGGAGAATGATGTCATCATGCATGCTCTCACTAAGCAGTTGGAGGCTGTGTCTG ACCGAGTGACGGTTCTCTACAGGAGCAAAGCCATTCGCTATACCTGGCCTTGTCCATTTCCTATGGCCGACTCCAGCCCTTGGGTTCATATCACCCTAGGTGATGGCAGCACCTTCCAGACCAAATTGTTG ATAGGTGCAGATGGTCACAACTCCGGAGTACGGCAGGCTGTTGGAATCCAGAATGTGAGCTGGAACTATGACCAGTCTGCTGTTGTGGCTACTCTGCATTTATCAGAG GCCACAGAAAACAACGTAGCCTGGCAGAGATTTCTTCCCTCTGGGCCTATTGCTCTGCTCCCG CTCTCAGACACCTTGAGTTCCTTGGTTTGGTCCACGTCCCATGAACATGCAGCAGAGCTAGTTACCATGGATGAGGAAAAATTTGTGGATGCCGTTAACTCTGCCTTT TGGAGTGATGCTGACCACACGGACTTCATCGACACAGCTGGTGCCATGCTGCAGTATGCTGTCAGCCTTCTGAAGCCCACTAAGGTCTCGGCTCGCCAGCTGCCCCCAAGCGTAGCCAGGGTGGATGCCAAAAGCCGAGTTCTGTTTCCTCTTGGGTTGGGACATGCTGCTGAGTACGTCAGGCCTCGGGTGGCGCTCATTGG GGATGCAGCCCACAGAGTCCATCCGCTTGCAGGACAGGGTGTCAACATGGGCTTTGGGGATATCTCCAGCTTGGCCCATCACCTCAGTACGGCAGCCTTCAATGGGAAGGACTTAG GTTCCATGAGCCACCTCACAGGTTATGAAACAGAAAGACAGCGTCACAACACTGCTCTTCTGGCTGCTACAGACTTACTAAAAAGGCTCTATTCTACCAGTGCCTCCCCGCTTGTGTTGCTCAGGACGTGGGGCTTGCAGGCCACAAATGCAGTGTCTCCACTCAAA gaACAGATTATGGCCTTTGCAAGCAAATGA
- the COQ6 gene encoding ubiquinone biosynthesis monooxygenase COQ6, mitochondrial isoform X9 produces the protein MIFTFMTRKSCCSKQVQRKYWRNCQKLTATGSAPFPLALQRFSVVWDACSEALIMFDKDNLDDMGYIVENDVIMHALTKQLEAVSDRVTVLYRSKAIRYTWPCPFPMADSSPWVHITLGDGSTFQTKLLIGADGHNSGVRQAVGIQNVSWNYDQSAVVATLHLSEATENNVAWQRFLPSGPIALLPVRGPSGQSAYMHAAFPLHFLSAFFWFQGNLPRLFLSDTLSSLVWSTSHEHAAELVTMDEEKFVDAVNSAFWSDADHTDFIDTAGAMLQYAVSLLKPTKVSARQLPPSVARVDAKSRVLFPLGLGHAAEYVRPRVALIGDAAHRVHPLAGQGVNMGFGDISSLAHHLSTAAFNGKDLGSMSHLTGYETERQRHNTALLAATDLLKRLYSTSASPLVLLRTWGLQATNAVSPLKEQIMAFASK, from the exons atgaTATTCACTTTCATGACAAGAAAATCCTGTTGCTCGAAGCAGGTCCAAAGAAAGTACTGGAGAAATTGTCAGAAACTTACAGCAACAGGGTCAGCTCCATTTCCCCTGGCTCTGCAACGCTTCTCAGTA GTGTGGGACGCCTGCTCAGAGGCCCTGATAATGTTTGATAAGGATAATTTAGATGACATGGGCTATATCGTGGAGAATGATGTCATCATGCATGCTCTCACTAAGCAGTTGGAGGCTGTGTCTG ACCGAGTGACGGTTCTCTACAGGAGCAAAGCCATTCGCTATACCTGGCCTTGTCCATTTCCTATGGCCGACTCCAGCCCTTGGGTTCATATCACCCTAGGTGATGGCAGCACCTTCCAGACCAAATTGTTG ATAGGTGCAGATGGTCACAACTCCGGAGTACGGCAGGCTGTTGGAATCCAGAATGTGAGCTGGAACTATGACCAGTCTGCTGTTGTGGCTACTCTGCATTTATCAGAG GCCACAGAAAACAACGTAGCCTGGCAGAGATTTCTTCCCTCTGGGCCTATTGCTCTGCTCCCGGTAAGAGGTCCTTCTGGCCAGTCCGCCTACATGCATGCAGCCTTTCCTCTTCACTTTCTCTCAGCCTTTTTCTGGTTTCAAGGGAATCTGCCCAGGCTGTTT CTCTCAGACACCTTGAGTTCCTTGGTTTGGTCCACGTCCCATGAACATGCAGCAGAGCTAGTTACCATGGATGAGGAAAAATTTGTGGATGCCGTTAACTCTGCCTTT TGGAGTGATGCTGACCACACGGACTTCATCGACACAGCTGGTGCCATGCTGCAGTATGCTGTCAGCCTTCTGAAGCCCACTAAGGTCTCGGCTCGCCAGCTGCCCCCAAGCGTAGCCAGGGTGGATGCCAAAAGCCGAGTTCTGTTTCCTCTTGGGTTGGGACATGCTGCTGAGTACGTCAGGCCTCGGGTGGCGCTCATTGG GGATGCAGCCCACAGAGTCCATCCGCTTGCAGGACAGGGTGTCAACATGGGCTTTGGGGATATCTCCAGCTTGGCCCATCACCTCAGTACGGCAGCCTTCAATGGGAAGGACTTAG GTTCCATGAGCCACCTCACAGGTTATGAAACAGAAAGACAGCGTCACAACACTGCTCTTCTGGCTGCTACAGACTTACTAAAAAGGCTCTATTCTACCAGTGCCTCCCCGCTTGTGTTGCTCAGGACGTGGGGCTTGCAGGCCACAAATGCAGTGTCTCCACTCAAA gaACAGATTATGGCCTTTGCAAGCAAATGA
- the COQ6 gene encoding ubiquinone biosynthesis monooxygenase COQ6, mitochondrial isoform X14, protein MTWAISWRMMSSCMLSLSSWRLCLIGADGHNSGVRQAVGIQNVSWNYDQSAVVATLHLSEATENNVAWQRFLPSGPIALLPLSDTLSSLVWSTSHEHAAELVTMDEEKFVDAVNSAFWSDADHTDFIDTAGAMLQYAVSLLKPTKVSARQLPPSVARVDAKSRVLFPLGLGHAAEYVRPRVALIGDAAHRVHPLAGQGVNMGFGDISSLAHHLSTAAFNGKDLGSMSHLTGYETERQRHNTALLAATDLLKRLYSTSASPLVLLRTWGLQATNAVSPLKEQIMAFASK, encoded by the exons ATGACATGGGCTATATCGTGGAGAATGATGTCATCATGCATGCTCTCACTAAGCAGTTGGAGGCTGTGTCTG ATAGGTGCAGATGGTCACAACTCCGGAGTACGGCAGGCTGTTGGAATCCAGAATGTGAGCTGGAACTATGACCAGTCTGCTGTTGTGGCTACTCTGCATTTATCAGAG GCCACAGAAAACAACGTAGCCTGGCAGAGATTTCTTCCCTCTGGGCCTATTGCTCTGCTCCCG CTCTCAGACACCTTGAGTTCCTTGGTTTGGTCCACGTCCCATGAACATGCAGCAGAGCTAGTTACCATGGATGAGGAAAAATTTGTGGATGCCGTTAACTCTGCCTTT TGGAGTGATGCTGACCACACGGACTTCATCGACACAGCTGGTGCCATGCTGCAGTATGCTGTCAGCCTTCTGAAGCCCACTAAGGTCTCGGCTCGCCAGCTGCCCCCAAGCGTAGCCAGGGTGGATGCCAAAAGCCGAGTTCTGTTTCCTCTTGGGTTGGGACATGCTGCTGAGTACGTCAGGCCTCGGGTGGCGCTCATTGG GGATGCAGCCCACAGAGTCCATCCGCTTGCAGGACAGGGTGTCAACATGGGCTTTGGGGATATCTCCAGCTTGGCCCATCACCTCAGTACGGCAGCCTTCAATGGGAAGGACTTAG GTTCCATGAGCCACCTCACAGGTTATGAAACAGAAAGACAGCGTCACAACACTGCTCTTCTGGCTGCTACAGACTTACTAAAAAGGCTCTATTCTACCAGTGCCTCCCCGCTTGTGTTGCTCAGGACGTGGGGCTTGCAGGCCACAAATGCAGTGTCTCCACTCAAA gaACAGATTATGGCCTTTGCAAGCAAATGA